CCCCTTACCCTGAAGTATACTTTCAGGTCCTGTACTTCTAGTAGCGGTGGAGACAACAGACTCACCTCCTCAAATAAAGCCAGCAAGCAACTCTATGGTGAGGTTCTACTTCCGTCATCGGCGGTTCTTCACGTCTGCACACATCAACTGCGTAAGGACACCTGGGATAGAACCTGCAACCGGGTGGTGGGTTTATTAGTGAAGGAACCATACCGGGTATGGATTCAAGCCTCTCAATTCTCTTAAGAGGGTTAGGAACAGACCTAATTAGTAGCTGTGTGTAGGGATGCAGGGGTTTGTAATACAGGTCCGTAGTAGGCGCTTCCTCAACTATTTTGCCAGCATACATGATGTAAACTCTGTCTGAGACTTCAGCTACTATACCTAGGTTATGTGTTATTAGGATTAAGCTCATCTTATATCTTGATTGGAGTTCTTTAAGCAATTCAAGAATTTGGGCCTGAATAGTCACGTCCAAATTTGTAGTTGGTTCGTCAGCTATCAACAGTTTGGGATTATTAGATAAGCTAGTAGCTATTACTGCTCTCTGCCTCATACCACCTGATAATTCGTGCGGGTAGTTC
The Zestosphaera sp. DNA segment above includes these coding regions:
- a CDS encoding ABC transporter ATP-binding protein translates to MAELLQDNQVLKVRELEVKFYTYAGVVNAVSKVSFDVYEGEVVALVGETGCGKTVTTRALTRLIEHPGRIENGSALFRRRNNDIVDLLKVSDEVIRDIRGNEIAYVFQDPTSALDPLYTIGAHIVETVTSHKKARVKEVLKDAIKLLREVVIPSPEMRIKNYPHELSGGMRQRAVIATSLSNNPKLLIADEPTTNLDVTIQAQILELLKELQSRYKMSLILITHNLGIVAEVSDRVYIMYAGKIVEEAPTTDLYYKPLHPYTQLLIRSVPNPLKRIERLESIPGMVPSLINPPPGCRFYPRCPYAVDVCRREEPPMTEVEPHHRVACWLYLRR